In a single window of the Acyrthosiphon pisum isolate AL4f chromosome X, pea_aphid_22Mar2018_4r6ur, whole genome shotgun sequence genome:
- the LOC100162017 gene encoding uncharacterized protein LOC100162017 codes for MLKHVHRAKCADTLSIVSTASSFNHEPMSSRCSSITSLNISNPVDTIKVYTKCLRADLEYKTLGLAYTTTCSEVISILLNKYRMRHRDPNLFYMTMEINLRKIGLRTVFVLDNESCPAVLQSCHPRGESRFCLQSKKGGLVKVYDGELMPGSKYKSLLISERTTVDELIKILLNCYNSKEQVEQFSLYELSKSEEYQRKLHHDDMPLNVQCCWPSNSDYIFIIKRNPNYKSKQVQTIWTDHQEKEEPSTNEYENFIYI; via the exons ATGTTAAAACACGTGCACCGAGCAAAGTGTGCCGACACACTTAGCATTGTGTCTACAGCAAGTTCTTTCAACCATGAGCCGATGTCTAGTAGATGTTCAAGCATAACGTCGTTGAACATTTCAAATCCAGTT gatacaATCAAAGTATACACAAAGTGTTTGCGTGCCGACCTCGAGTACAAAACACTCGGGCTGGCTTATACGACGACTTGCAGTGAAGTGATATCCATTCTGCTCAACAAATACCGAATGCGTCACAGGGACCCGAATTTGTTTTACATGACCATGGAGATAAACCTCAGGAAAATCG GACTCAGAACCGTATTCGTCCTGGACAACGAATCGTGTCCTGCCGTGTTGCAGTCATGTCACCCCAGAGGAGAATCGAG gTTTTGCTTGCAATCTAAAAAAGGTGGCCTTGTGAAAGTGTACGATGGCGAACTGATGCCAGGG tccaAGTATAAAAGCTTATTGATTTCTGAGCGCACAACCGTCGACGAGCTGATCAAAATATTGCTCAACTGTTATAATAGCAAAGAGCAAGTTGAACAGTTTTCTTTATACGag TTATCAAAATCTGAAGAATACCAACGCAAACTCCACCACGATGACATGCCATTAAACGTGCAATGCTGTTGGCCCTCCAATAGCGACTACATTTTCATCATTAAGAGGAATCCGAATTATAAGTCGAAACAA GTGCAGACAATTTGGACCGACCATCAAGAAAAAGAAGAACCTTCAACAAACGAATacgaaaattttatttatatataa